In Tolumonas lignilytica, the DNA window CTTCGTTGTGAGAGACCCCGTTGCGGCAGGGGATGAAAATCATGCCAACGGGGGCAATGCGAGAAAGGTAAACTGAATCATGTCCTGCACCCGACACCATCGATAGCGAGCGATAGTTGAGCTTATGAGTTGCGTTTTCAATCGCCTCAATGCACCGAGCATTAAAATGCACCGCAGGCGATCGCCAGACAGGCAATACATCAATTGATACATCGCCAGTTAGCTGCTGGCAGAGAGTATAAAAATCAGCAGTCATCGCTTCTAATTGCAATTGATCTGGGTGGCGTAAATCGACAGAAAAAATCATCTGGGAAGGCACCGTGTTTCTTGCGCCAGGCAAGGCTTTGATATCCCCAATCGTTAAGCGAGCATGTTCTCCATAGCGTTCTGTTAGCGCATAAAGCTTATTGAGTAGCGTAGCGCCAACTAATACCGGATCTCGTCGCATCGCCATCGGTGTTGGTCCAGCATGCGTGGTTTCGCCGGTGATGGTGACATCAAACCAGTTCATACCTTGCACACCCGTTACGATGCCGATTTGTAAATCTTTCGATTCCAATATGGGCCCTTGCTCGATGTGCAGTTCTAATGCGGCAAAAATAGGGAAGGGCTGGCAGGGGGTGTCGCCCAACTGCTGTGAAGAAACCAACGCGTCATAAACAGTAACACCCGATTTATCGCGAGATTGATAGA includes these proteins:
- a CDS encoding Zn-dependent hydrolase; its protein translation is MTLSQLSINQTRLVQFIAAMADIGMTSKGGSNRQALTEEDQRGRQLFLDWCHQLGGAARRDTMGNLFVRWSGSDNSLSPILMSSHLDTQPTGGHFDGVYGVLAALEVIATLHDANITTQHPLEIAVWTNEEGARFAPAMMGSGVFCGALEQADIYQSRDKSGVTVYDALVSSQQLGDTPCQPFPIFAALELHIEQGPILESKDLQIGIVTGVQGMNWFDVTITGETTHAGPTPMAMRRDPVLVGATLLNKLYALTERYGEHARLTIGDIKALPGARNTVPSQMIFSVDLRHPDQLQLEAMTADFYTLCQQLTGDVSIDVLPVWRSPAVHFNARCIEAIENATHKLNYRSLSMVSGAGHDSVYLSRIAPVGMIFIPCRNGVSHNEAEYASPEQLTAGANVLLHALLNLTAASTY